One genomic window of Cercospora beticola chromosome 5, complete sequence includes the following:
- a CDS encoding uncharacterized protein (BUSCO:EOG092643IE) yields MADEKTPLDLPPAYDGTGGVAVPTAQPPQRPGGGPRAPLPLNLPALNMIRGKRVILASASPRRRQLLAQIGLSNLEIIPASVPEDKDKGLGPFEYVLETASQKCMNVYQTTIDDGKDKGGEPALVIAADTVVASHFGEILEKPKNEKDHFQTLKMLRDQNNGWHKVYTAVVCMAPLESLMDPGYAIETHVEETQVKFDQSVTDDLIMSYVRTREGADKAGGYGIQGVGSILVEKIDGTFDNVVGLPLRATLQCIEKVVVEPGVPEEVDEAL; encoded by the exons ATGGCCGACGAGAAGACACCGCTGGATCTTCCGCCCGCCTACGATGGCACAGGCGGCGTTGCAGTCCCAACCGCCCAACCGCCACAACGCCCTGGTGGCGGCCCGCGAGCGCCGCTCCCATTGAATCTGCCCGCGCTGAACATGATCCGTGGCAAGCGTGTGATCCTCGCatctgcttctcctcgtcgcagGCAGCTCCTGGCACAG ATCGGCCTCAGCAACCTCGAAATCATCCCCGCATCCGTCCCCGAAGACAAAGACAAAGGTCTCGGTCCCTTCGAATACGTCCTCGAAACCGCCTCGCAAAAATGCATGAATGTCTACCAGACCACCATCGACGATGGGAAAGACAAGGGCGGTGAGCCAGCATTGGTGATTGCAGCAGACACTGTAGTCGCAAGCCACTTTGGCGAAATCCTCGAGAAGCCGAAGAACGAGAAAGATCACTTCCAGACACTCAAGATGCTCAGAGATCAGAATAATGGTTGGCATAAGGTCTACACGGCGGTGGTGTGTATGGCGCCATTGGAGAGTTTGATGGATCCGGGGTATGCGATTGAGACGCATGTGGAGGAGACGCAGGTCAAATTTGATCAGAGTGTCACGGATGATTTGATCATGTCGTATGTGAGGACGCGGGAGGGAGCAGATAAGGCTGGTGGGTATGGCATACAAGGAGTGGGAAGCATTCTCGTGGAGAAGATTGATGGGACGTTTGACAACGTTGTGGGGCTACCATTAAGGGCTACGCTGCAATGCATTGAGAAGGTGGTGGTTGAGCCTGGTGTGCCTGAGGAAGTGGACGAGGCTTTGTAG